The Lycium barbarum isolate Lr01 chromosome 9, ASM1917538v2, whole genome shotgun sequence genome has a segment encoding these proteins:
- the LOC132611273 gene encoding uncharacterized protein LOC132611273 yields the protein MSFIFYTCCFAKKTPPHSFFTSDFTAADNTLPLTSFTPTATAGENTACPLSYTPAATENTDGNPPLEDDVGPVGSDSLDEGSDFSTNDCEQSVHEIIGEDEEGYTSDDPEEVRELRVERRSVVQRRKRRKRAKHDSEKVPAGEASMDLGFDETEIGRVSLEGRLGYDEPYYGSSDDDSFQIDEDECWDNEEDIESGGVNVPRRNNAKNKIIHDPTAKKVVWQLGMVFKDVNEFRGAATKYVAQKKVLVEKFVNEPKRVRVRVRCRDGCPWVLQAKLDNTTNDFQIKTYNPKHTCLQSTRNYLCNAKFIVEVYRKRITEQPNIRVFKLQELIRKKFDLHVGKTTVRRARAKILKEIISDHILEFGRILDYKDELLRTNPGSTCVVKLAEPNADGKPVFKSFYIYFDALKKAFQHCRKCIGMDGYFLKAVCRGQLVVAVCKDGNNQIVPLAWVVVEYENKNTWTWCISI from the coding sequence ATGTCCTTCATCTTCTACACCTGCTGCTTTGCTAAAAAAACACCACCTCATTCCTTTTTCACATCTGATTTTACTGCTGCTGATAATACACTACCTCTCACCTCCTTTACACCTACTGCTACTGCTGGTGAAAATACAGCATGTCCTTTATCTTATACACCTGCTGCTACTGAAAATACAGATGGTAATCCTCCTCTTGAAGATGATGTAGGTCCAGTTGGATCTGATTCTTTAGATGAGGGTTCTGATTTCTCAACTAATGATTGTGAACAATCTGTACATGAGATAATAGGGGAAGATGAGGAGGGATACACAAGTGATGATCCTGAAGAGGTTAGAGAGTTGAGGGTTGAAAGGAGGAGTGTAGTTCagaggagaaaaagaaggaaGAGGGCTAAACATGATAGTGAAAAGGTACCAGCAGGTGAAGCTAGCATGGATCTTGGTTTTGATGAAACTGAAATAGGTAGGGTTAGTCTTGAGGGAAGGTTAGGATATGATGAGCCTTACTATGGAAGTTCTGATGATGATAGTTTTCAAATAGATGAGGATGAGTGCTGGGATAATGAAGAAGATATTGAATCTGGTGGGGTAAATGTGCCAAGAAGGAACAATGCTAAGAACAAAATCATTCATGACCCAACTGCTAAGAAAGTTGTTTGGCAGTTGGGTATGGTCTTTAAAGATGTTAATGAGTTCAGGGGAGCTGCAACAAAATATGTTGCGCAAAAAAAGGTTCTGGTAGAAAAGTTTGTGAATGAGCCAAAAAGGGTTAGGGTTAGGGTTAGGTGCAGGGATGGTTGTCCATGGGTATTGCAGGCTAAACTTGACAACACCACAAATGATTTCCAAATAAAAACTTACAATCCAAAGCATACTTGCCTTCAAAGCACCAGAAATTACTTGTGTAATGCAAAGTTTAttgttgaagtgtatagaaagaGAATAACTGAGCAGCCAAACATTAGAGTGTTTAAATTGCAAGAACTAATTAGGAAAAAGTTTGACCTGCATGTTGGTAAGACTACTGTTAGGAGAGCAAGAGCAAAAATACTGAAAGAAATCATAAGTGATCatattttggaatttggaagaatCCTTGACTACAAGGATGAACTGTTAAGGACCAATCCTGGGAGCACTTGTGTAGTTAAACTTGCTGAACCAAATGCTGATGGTAAGCCTGTTTTCAAGAGCTTTTACATCTATTTTGATGCTTTGAAGAAAGCATTTCAGCACTGTAGAAAATGTATTGGTATGGATGGGTATTTCTTGAAAGCGGTTTGTAGAGGGCAGTTGGTGGTGGCTGTGTGTAAAGATGGTAATAACCAAATAGTGCCTCTAGCATGGGTTGTAGTTGAATATGAAAACAAGAACACTTGGACTTGGTGTATCAGTATTTAA